The genomic region CTCATAAGCTTCAGGGTATAAATATTTAAAGGATAAATCTTCTAATTCAGCTTTTATTTTATGAATACCTAATCTATGTGCAATTGGAGCATATATTTTAAGAGTTTCCTGAGATTTTATTATTTGTTTTTTATGAGGTACATACTGTAATGTTCGCATATTATGTAATCTATCAGAGAGTTTAACTATAATAACCCTAATGTCATTTGACATAGCAAGGAGCATTTTACGTATTGTTTCAATTTTTTCTAAAGACTTCATGTCAACTTTATTTAATTTTTCGTTTAATTTTAAATTGCTAATTTTAGTAACACCATCAACTATTCTTCCTATATCAAGACCAAATTCTTTATTTATTTTGTCTATAGGTACATCACAATCTTCAACAACATCATGTAATAAAGCGCCTACAATGCTTTCGATATCCATTTTCAGTTTAGCTAATATTTTTGAAACAGCTTTTGGGTGTTCGAAAAAAGGCTCTCCTGAAGCACGCATTTGACCATCATGTGCTTCTTTTGCTAAAAAATATGCTTTTTTTAATAATTCTTTTTCGGAGTTTTCTAGTTTTCTTTCCAAAATACTTTCTATTTCATTAGCATATTCTATAAATTCTAACTCCATTTGGTCACTTCCCTTCATTTCAATTATATCACAAAAGATGATGCTAATAAAAATTTATGATATAATATACGTGTATTATAAGTTCAACTATAAGCGTTGCATAGTATTATTAATATAAAAATTATTAGGAGGGAAATGTATGAAATTAAAAGATAAAGTATGTATAGTTACTGGTGCAAATAGAGGAATCGGAAAGGAAATTAGTAGAAAATTTGTTGAAGAAGGAGCTATTGTTTTAGGATTTGCAAGAAATTTAGAAGCTTTAAAAAATGTAGAAAATGAATTAAATACTTTAAATAAAGGAATGTTCAGGGGTTATAAGGTTGATGTTTCTAATAGCGAGGAAGTAAATAATACAGTTAAAGAAATATTTAAAGAATACAAAAGAATAGATGTTCTTGTTAACAATGCTGGTGTTACTAAAGATATGTTATTATTATTGATGAAAGAAGAAGATTTTGATTTTGTTATAAACGTAAATTTAAGAGGAGTATTTTTAGTTACAAAAGCTGTTGCGAAAGTAATGAGGAAGCAAAAAGAAGGTTCAATTATTAATATATCAAGTGTTGTAGGAATAGATGGAAATATAGGTCAAACAAATTATTCAGCAAGTAAAGCTGGAGTTATAGGGATGACAAAAACATGGGCTAAGGAATTAACCATGAAAGGTGAACAAATTAGAGTAAATGCAGTTGCTCCAGGATTTATAGAAACAGATATGACAAAAGATTTAAATGAAGATTTTAAAGAAGCTGCGTTACAAAGAATATTGTTAAAACGTTTAGGATCACCTGAGGAAGTTGCTAAAGTGGTATTATTCCTGGCTTCTGATGATTCATCTTACGTTACTGGACAGGTAATAAGGATAGATGGAGGTCTTTCATTGTAATGGCATATATTCCAGGTTACA from Marinitoga aeolica harbors:
- the fabG gene encoding 3-oxoacyl-[acyl-carrier-protein] reductase; its protein translation is MKLKDKVCIVTGANRGIGKEISRKFVEEGAIVLGFARNLEALKNVENELNTLNKGMFRGYKVDVSNSEEVNNTVKEIFKEYKRIDVLVNNAGVTKDMLLLLMKEEDFDFVINVNLRGVFLVTKAVAKVMRKQKEGSIINISSVVGIDGNIGQTNYSASKAGVIGMTKTWAKELTMKGEQIRVNAVAPGFIETDMTKDLNEDFKEAALQRILLKRLGSPEEVAKVVLFLASDDSSYVTGQVIRIDGGLSL